ccattggatcctcggtaggaacggaaggtaccgtaggattttcatggggatcgtaagttgcctcttctgaccatcatcagagtctacctccaggtacctggaggatttacactttggacagaactttgcatgctcgtgttctttcctaaataggacgcaccctttcggacaagcatgtatctgctcatacggcatcttaagtgctcgaaggagtttctgtgactcgtacatgctctttggcagaatgtggccctccgaaagcagggtgccaatcacggccaacatcttatcgaagccaggtcgactcaagtttaactcggacttcaaccccattaagcgtccaatggcatctagttgagacaccgttgaccgatcgtgaaggggtttctatgccgagtccatcatatcatagaacgcctgtgcggctgcctccatctcctccttctcacgtccctcatcgaactgtccttggtgaaagtcatctaacatgtctgctaccccggcatcagcatcaaaagcctccacccgtggtctcaccacctcctctctcatacgatgggcttcaccatggtggacccacagGGTGTAGTCtaacgtaaatccattcttcacaagatgtttacccatttccaccttgtttacccttctcctgtttccacatttgctgcagggacacaaaactaggcaatgtcctttagcagcgttgccaaatgcactgttcaagaaagcatcggtcttgttcatccattctgtggtgtaatcactctaacttctccagcccgtgtacatccactgacggtcatccatcctctaacatatgtatcagcgagtaatgtaaccattaattgcatctacgtggtgttcctactgtctaataggtgaggataggtcctaatcccactcgtagatgcgtagatgaggttagtttccatgctctactcctatccgagatagaatttcagcagcacctccccgctgttctccagatacacatcctgccaaagaagagtgtgtatccggagaacaacagggaggtgatgccgaaactctgtctcggactagagcagaacatgggaactaacccatctacgcatccgcgggctgtccaaaaagcgtggacaatccgaaatagatacggtcatagatatgcaaagatctgcatacctccaaccgtatctctttcgaacggaagacgcctaactgggttacgcgatctacgataatgatacgaaaagaggggttatacctagggtggcagcAGAGTCAgcctagcggggccgtggcgggtcggtgcagtgacgagacgacgcggtgcaggcagaccggcacggtggcgagaactccgactcaactccgacgggctcttctctacaaaaatggaacaaaatactgtcatttacaaaaaatttcggcagaacctcccctgcacggtgaggtttcgaaaacttgcaaaaaacaatggcacgatggccgacaagcacatatgtctcaacaGAAGCCacgtagtttggatatcaatccatgcagaagaatatatccaagtagtaccactacttgtactactactttcactattgctactactactactttcactactactactactaccattggttccactactactaccactattgctacaactactaccattagttgtactactactactaccactacttctactactactatcactaattctactactaatactaccactagttgtactactactaccactagtacaactaatactactacaactaccactacctcgacaataataagtgagaaggcatacctgatgggagccgggtaggggcgggcggcgtcgggatcgGCGGGGTCGGGCACGACGGCGTTGGGCGGGCGGTCCCACGGGGCGCGGCGGGAAAAGGGCGCGGCCGGGGCGCAGGGCCGGCCCGGGGTCAGGGCGGACGTCGgccgggggcacggcgcggccgacggccgggcgcgcgggcaggcgggcggcgcggctgggggAAAGGGCCGGCCAGGGGCAACGGGCGCGACCGGCGGCAGGGCAGGCACGCGGGCAGGCGGGACGGTGCGGGCCGGCGGGAAGGGCCAGCCGGGGGCAAGGGCCGGCCGAGGGCACGGTGCGCGGGCGGCAGGCGCCGCGGGCAGCGAGGGCACGGGGCGGCGAGCGTGCGGGCAGCGGCGGCCGGGCGGCGCGGGCAGCTACTGGGCAGTGAGGGCACGGCAGCGCGGGCGTGCGGGCAGCGGCGGCAGGGCGGCGCGGGCAGCGCGACGAACGGGCTGCGCAGGCGCGCGGCCGCGTGGGAGCGCGGGCGCGCGGTGCGAGCGGTTGGCTGGGCGGGCGAGCAGGCCGGTgtgggcgcggcgcgcggcgcggaggCGGGGGCGGGTAGGCGTGGGTGCGGGGCTGGCTGGCTCTGACTGCCCGGCCGGCCAAAAACGACTAAGTCCCTGCgcccgcggctttgccgagtgccggatcagggaggcactcgacaaagatttgttttttttaaaatttctttgccgagtgccccagatctggcacccgacaaagatttaatttttttaattctttgccgagcgtctcagatctggcgctcggcaaagaaattttttttaaaaaaaaatactttgccgagtgcccctgtcacggcactcggcaaagatttaattttttttataatttctttgccgagtgctcctgtggatgcactcggcaaagaggaattttttttaaaaaaataaaacactctttgccgagtgccttattcctggcactcggcaaagacaccctttgccgagtgccatggcccggcactcggcaaagttttttttgtttttttgtttttggcctccaatttttttgtgcagccctggtttgtaagcatcgtacgtgacaacgtgcacgaaatcttctgaaatttttatcatagcctccacatatgatatcacgacatctcaacaagtttcatgattttcggacttcgtttgcttttttatagaatttaaaaacacttcacacgcaatttcgcggacatgtttcgtgaacaagatgtccaaaattttgggtccgttactggatacggcctctcacaacactcactaacatgactatcaattttcgaatcattaaactccattattcgtaccacgtgcagttcaaatttctaatttccggaaaaattcaagtaaacgaaataaagtaactaaatatatcaaaaagccacaaaaaatccccaaattgtaactaggagtttctggtgctttaaaagggctgcacaaaaaaattggaggccaaaaacaaaaaaacaaaaaaaactttaccgagtgccggggcatggcactcggcaaagggtgtctttgccgagtgccaggcataaGGCACTCTGCAAAGAGTGTTTTAAaaaatttttaaaaatatttcctctttgccgagtgcatccacaggagcacttggcaaagaaattataaaaaaaattaaatctttgccgagtgccgtgccaggggcactcgacaaagtattttaaaaaaaattctttgccgagcgccagatctgagacgctcggcaaagaatttaaaaaaaattaaatctttgtcgagtgccagatctgggggcactcggtaaagaattttttttaaaaaaaatcaaatctttgccgagtgcctaacagtaggcgctcggcaaagaaggccgtgaccgAACGCCATTtcgcgggcagcctatgccgagtgtagagattttgccgagagtctggcactcggcaaagaagtcctttgccgagtgcccgtgtttgccgagtgcccggaactcggcaaagaactctttgccgagtgcagcactcagcaaagaagatctttgccgagtgcccgatttttgacactcgacacagaattttgcactcggcaaagtctctgtttccggtagtgtgtgCTTGATAGGCGTGTTCCGAGTATGCTCAGCCAGTCTCATCCGTGTTTAATGTGTGGTCACCATGGGTGCCCACTTAAGTTCTTATATGATATGACAGTGCTCCCGATATATTTTAAAAAAGAAAGAGATCAGTCCTTGACATGTAGGCAACAAACACTCTACTGACTTTAATTAGATACTATAGTCATAATTTACTATAAACGTTTGATATTTTTTTGTCCCGTTGTAATgcacgggcatgtttgctagttATAATAATATAACAACAATCTGATCTTCTTTAATCTAACATGATCCAAACCTGTTTACATGGCCAGGGTGCAATTGTCTGCCTCCCAATCCTATCCTGCAGGCATCCTGCTATAGGCTCATACGCATAGCTTGTGGGGGTAGAGGCGGCTGTGCCTACCCTCTCCATGTAAAAAGGCCCAGTGCCTAGTAGGTCTAAGGACCTTTATGTAAATTTATGAACTAAAAGGGTGGGAAGGAAGATACATATCTCCCCACCTCCCCTATAAATAGAACCCAAGGACAAAGGGGAAAGGGCTCTCTCGTTTCCCACTTGATTCTCCTGTGTGGGACTGGCCCTCAAGCTTTTCCTACACCCCGGCGAAGGTACCTTCGTCCGTCTGGGTGAAGGTACGCGCGAAGGACTATCTCCCAACAGTGGCACCGTCCGTGGGACCCCATTGCACCAAAAAAAGACAAAAAAGGCTACCCTCGTCACGCTACAGCGGCCGCGCGGAGCAACCCTCGTCGCGGCCAGGCTGAGCAACCCTCGTCGCGGCCGGGCAGAGCTACCCTCGTCGCGGACAGACAGAGCAACCCTCGTCGCGGACGGACAGAGCAACCCTCGTCGTGGCCGGACAAAACAATCCTCATCGCAGCCGGATGGAGCAACCCTCGTCGCGGCCGGGCGGAGCTACCCTCATCGTGGACAGACAGAGCTACCCTCGTCACTGCCGGAGGACAGAGCCACCCTGGCCCATGGCTACCTTCGACATGAAGAACTAGGTAAGTGCTCCAAGCACCTATATTTGTTTATGCAGACCGGTTTCTATGGCTCGTGCTCATAATCATTTCTAGCAAAGGTCTGCCAGGTGCTAGGCACGAACGTCCATCAGGTGCCCGAGCCGGTTTACAAAGGTGCTGTGATCCGCGTTAAGCTGGCTCCTGAGGATCTGCCGCCTATGGAGATGCGCGGGCCTCCACTTTTCTGCCTAGATAAGAAACCCGGCTACTCCTTCAAACTTgtgcaaaaaataaataaataaacaaacaaaGTTTACCTGTATATCACACCATTGTTACTTACAGCCTATACTCGTGATTCGCGAGTGGCCATGGTATTTTTGAAATAAACTGAATTAATTTAGAGAGCTCTTACTAATGGTTGCATGAGTGAGCCTAGTCGTGCGTGTCGTTTGCACCTCCGCATGACATATAAATTCCAAACCATATACATGTTTCGTTCCATAGGGTAGTACCCACGAACAAAAACAAAGACTTCTAAACTAATTACAACACTAACCTTTGGTGCACATGCACCACTTTTGGACTGGAGCATGTTACCTGCGGCTCTGCTCTGTGCATGCTCTTATCAAGTATGCTCTTCAGGCTAAACCTTCGTGTTTGTTCAAAGGATCAACCCGTTCAACCATCTTTGCAGGATTAAAACCCTCACTGAGAGTATCTCATACTTATTCGTGACTGTCATCTCGTGACTAGCACCGTATCCTCAAAAACCAAATGCACAACCACCTTCGCTGAAAAACTCACGCTCCTCCTGGCCAAAATACCCCCGTCGACCTCGATAACCATTGGCCTGGGGCAGCCTCCGGCCCGAGCAGCAACGTCGTCCGGGCTCGAACCACCATCGGCAGTCCGCGCAGCACCAGCTCAGGTCGTTGTCGCACCTTATTCATCCAAGTGTCCAACAGGACACCGTCAGAATCGACCCTCACGCGTCGGCCACAACTTCACAAAGGTTCTCCATCCTCAACAGCTTTCCTTCAATGAGCTCAGCCGACGGGTGCAGGAGCTCCGCACCTGGCCGGGGCAACAGCCCACCAAGCATCGCGAAGGTGCACGCATGAGCGCGCTCGAAGCCCCGCCGCTCAAGCAACGGACTAGCTGTTAGAGCTAATCCCCACTGATGACTACGGTTCAGACGCGGATGCAACAGCCAGTTGGTCCACAAGCATGATgatcaaaagaaaaagaaaaaaaggagagaGGAAAAAAAATCCTGCACGCTGGATCTCCAGGCGGAGGTCCACCCTCCACTTCCTCTCTGCGCGTTGGGCCACCCTCGTCCGCTGCCTGCAAATCACCTTAGGCCATCCTTCGTCCTCGGCCGATCGTCACCTTCGTCGTAAGTCGACTTCCATCTATGCTCGACAAAACGAGGGTGAGGCTAGAAGATATCCTAAACAGCAGACCGGCCCCTCGCAACTGGGCCATGGAATTGTTACCTCCGCCTTTACGAGGTCAAGCTTAGGCCCAGGGATCTGCCCGTCTTAGTCCTTCGTCTTGCCACGAAGTTGTCAAGCGTCCATGAGAAAGAAAGACCCTCATCTTCCCATGCGTCCTCCACCGCGCGAGCGGAGCAAGCCGCCGGCGGTGCGCCGTGCATTCTCTGCTTCGCTCCTTCTAGCATGATCGTCAATTCATCGTTATGACGTCACATCTAAATATGGCCGTTTTcctatagaaaaaaaaacaagaaatacACTCCAAATACACATATACATACACTCCACCACGCGAGTTCCAGCACCCAGTTTCAGTCTCCGCCCGTAGCTCCGCTGGCTGTTTTGGCGTAGTAGCTAGACCGGCCAGTCTCAACAAACACATGCGAAGCTCGGGTTGGCCCCTGCTGACCCGCAAATGTTGTATGTGTGAGATAAACACTCCGATGGCTCCTCTAAATTAACTGATAAAAAAAAAACCTTCGCTGTAGTCTGGACCCG
This sequence is a window from Miscanthus floridulus cultivar M001 chromosome 10, ASM1932011v1, whole genome shotgun sequence. Protein-coding genes within it:
- the LOC136489786 gene encoding uncharacterized protein produces the protein MADKHICIPDGSRVGAGGVGIGGVGHDGVGRAVPRGAAGKGRGRGAGPARGQGGRRPGARRGRRPGARAGGRRGWGKGPARGNGRDRRQGRHAGRRDGAGRREGPAGGKGRPRARCAGGRRRGQRGHGAASVRAAAAGRRGQLLGSEGTAARACGQRRQGGAGSATNGLRRRAAAWERGRAVRAVGWAGEQAGVGAARGAEAGAGRRGCGAGWL